One Helicobacter suis HS1 genomic window, TTTCTTGGATAATTTTATCAATCGTGCCTTGTTCGCCCAAATTTTTAGCATTGGCCACCACACTTGCGCCGTATTTTTTAGCTAACTCTAATTTGTCCTCTGCAACATCTACAGCGGCCACATTCAAGCCCATTGCCTTAGCATACTGCACGGCCAAGTGTCCTAGACCGCCAATACCAGAGATAGTTACCCATTGCCCGGGTTTGGCCTCTGTCATCTTAAGGCCTTTATAGACTGTAACACCCGCGCAAAGAATGGGTGCGATGTTTAGAAAATTAGTATCTTTTTTAAGTACGCCAACATAATTAGCATCTGCTAGAGCATATTCTGCATACCCGCCACTAACTGAATACCCGCCATTTTCTTGGTGCTCACACAGCGTCTCCCAGCCAGCCATGCAGTGATCACAATGCCCACACGCGCTATAAAGCCAAGGAATGCCTACTGCATCGCCTTCTTTAATGTGTTTAACCCCCTTGCCCACTTCTACCACATACCCAACGCCTTCATGTCCGGGGATTAAAGGGAGCTTAGGTTTAACAGGCCAGTCTCCATCTACAGCGTGCAAATCAGTATGGCACACCCCGCAGGCTTGAATTTTTACTAAAACCTCACCCTCACCTACAACAGGTACATCTACCTCCTCTACAAAAAGAGGGCCTCCAAATTCTTTTACAACGGCAGCCTTCATTTTTTTAGCCATGTGTTCTCCTTTCTACTTTGCTCGGTTGCTTGGATAGAAACGCCAAGTTCTTGGGCAATTTTTAAAAAGCGCAAACAATTTTCTAGTAGGCTAGTAGAATCAGCCATAGCAGGAAACAACTTTTCTTGCATGTCAATGAGTAAAACCATGCTAACCTCCTAGCTAAATACTACCTACTTCTTTTTTCCACAATTTCCTTAGCGATATTAGTGGGTGGGTATAAGTTTGTAGCCACTCAAAAGCCACGATCTCAACAGAAACCACCCGCGCACCTAAATGCCTTAAATCCTCTAAGGCTAGATTCTTGTTTTGTAAATCCCTAGAGCTGGTACAATCTGCTAACAAACTAACCTCAAACCCTTGTTTTAAAAAATCTTTTGCCGTTTGGTAGACACATACATGGGTTTCAATGCCTAGAATAAATAAAGGGTCTTTAGGGATAGACAAAACTGGATAGGCGCTAAAACTTTCTTTTGTAGTTGTATTCTTAATAAAGGGCTTGAGTGGTTCTAAAGTAGTGCCTAATTTAGCCGGGTTTTGCTCGGTTGCTTGGATAGAAACGCCAAGTTCTTGGGCAATTTTTAAAAAGCGCAAACAATTTTCTAGTAGGCTAGTAGAATCAGCCATAGCAGGAAACAACTTTTCTTGCATGTCAATGAGTAAAACCATGCTAACCTCCTAGCTAAGTACTACCTACTTCTTTTTTCCACAATTTCCTTAGCGATATTAGCGGGTACTTCGCCGTAGTGATCAAATTCCATAGAATAAGTCCCCCGCCCTTGCGTAGCTGAGCGCAAGTCTGTAGAATAACCAAACATTTCTACTAAGGGCACAAAAGCATCTACAATTTTAAGCCCTAATCTATCATCCATGGCATTAATCTGGCCTCTGCGGCGGTTTAAATCCCCAATCACATCGCCCATATACTCCTCAGGTACTTCTACCTCCACTTTCATCATAGGCTCTAAAAGCACAGGGTTAGCCGCCCTGCAAGCTTCTTTAAACGCCATAGAACCAGCAATTTTAAACGCCATTTCAGAAGAATCCACCTCGTGATAACTGCCATCATAAAGCGTTACTTTAAAATCTACCACCGGATAGCCGGCTAAAACCCCGCTTTGCATCGCCTCTTGTATGCCCTTATCCACCGCAGGGATATACTCCTTAGGAATCACTCCCCCGCTAATCTCATTGACAAATTCATAGCCGCTACCGGGTTCTTTAGGCTCTAACTTAATAAAAACATGCCCGTATTGCCCGCGTCCACCGGATTGTTTAGCGTATTTATGCTCTTTTTGTACCGCGTTTCTAATGGTCTCTCTAAAGGCCACTTGAGGGGCTCCTACTTCTGCCTCAACCTTAAATTCGCGTTTGAGGCGATCTACGATGATCTCTAAATGCAACTCGCCCATGCCCCCAATTAGAGTTTGCCCGGTTTCCTCCTGTGTCATCACTCTAAAGCTAGGATCTTCCTCTGCTAATTTGCCCAAAGCCACGCCCATTTTTTCTTGATCGGCTTTAGTTTTGGGTTCTACGGCGATGTGAATTACTGGCTCTGGAAATTCCATGCGCTCTAAAATCACCGGGTCTTTTTCGCTACAAAGTGTATCACCGGTTAAAGTCTCTTTAAGCCCCACAAAGGCACAGATTTCACCCGCATACACCTCTTTAATATCCTCGCGCTTATTAGAGTGCATTTTTAAAAGCCGCCCCACGCGCTCTTTTTTATCCTTTGTAGAGTTGTAAATATAACTGCCTGATTCTAAATTGCCTCTATACACCCGCACAAAAGTTAATTGCCCCACGAAAGGATCGGTCATGATTTTAAAGGCTAGCCCGGCAAACTCGCCTGTATCGCTGCTTTGCACATGCACCTCTTCCTCGCTTTTAGGATCGACTCCTTTAATGTCGGCTACTTCTGTGGGTGCGGGCAAATAATCAATAACGGCATCTAGTAGGGTTTGTACGCCCTTATTTTTAAAAGAAGAACCACAAAGCATAGGGATAAGACTCATGCCCAAACAGCCCTTTTTAATGCCTTGTTTAATTTCTGCAACACTGAGTGCCTCACCTGCTAAATATTTCTCCATTAAAGCCTCATCTTGTTCGGCCACCGCTTCTAAGAGTTTTTCGCGGTATTCTTCTGCTTTAGCCTGCAAATCAGAGGGGATTTCTTGAATCTCATACTTAGCGCCCATAGTTTCATCATTCCAGATAATGGCCTTCATTGCCACTAAATCAATCACACCCTCAAAGGTGTCTTCTGCTCCAATAGGAAGATTAATAGGCACAGGATTAGCCTTGAGTCGCTCTCTAATTTGGCTTTCTACATTGTAAAAATTAGCCCCGATGCGATCCATTTTATTGACAAATACAATACGGGGTACGCCATATTTATTTGCCTGACGCCATACAGTTTCACTCTGGGGTTGTACGCCTCCTACTGAGCAAAACACACCCACAGCACCGTCTAAAACACGCATGGATCGCTCCACTTCAATGGTAAAATCCACATGCCCGGGGGTGTCTATTAAATTGATCTGGTGTTCTTTCCAAAAGCAAGTTGTAGCCGCTGAGGTGATTGTAATCCCGCGCTCTTTTTCTTGCTCCATCCAATCCATAGTAGCCGCGCCGTCATGCACCTCGCCAATCTTATGGCTTACGCCGGTATAAAATAAAATCCGCTCGGAGGTGGTGGTTTTGCCCGCATCAATGTGGGCGGCAATCCCGATATTTCTGATTTTTTCTAAAGGGGTTCTGCGTGGCATGTTTATCCTTACCAGCGATAATGGGCAAAGGCTTTATTAGCCTCAGCCATTTTATGCACTTCCTCTTTTTTCCTAAAAGCCGCGCCTTTATCGCTAGCTGCGTCCATTAATTCATTAGCCAGCTTGTCTATCATCGCGCGCTCATTTCGTTTGCGGGTGGCTTCCAAAATCCAGCGGATAGAAAGGGATTGTTGGCGCACAGGCCGCACTTCTACCGGCACTTGATAAGTCGCCCCGCCCACGCGCCTAGATCGCACTTCTACTAAAGGTTTGACATTTTCTAAGGCCTTTTCAAAAACCTCAATGCCCTTTTCCCCGCTCTTTTCCTCAATTTTATTCAAAGCAGCGTAGATAATTTTTTCTGCAATGCTTCTTTTACCCGCATACATCATTTTGTTAATAAACTTTGTAACAACCTTGTTGTTGTAAACAGGATCCCCTAAAACCTCTCGAACCGGTGCTCTTTTCCGTCTCATTTTTTTCCTTTACTTGTTCCTTTAGCTGTTTTCTCAGCCCCTGCTTTGGTTTTTTTAGCCCCGTATTTACTGCGCGAAACCGATCGTTTATTCACCCCAGCTGTATCTAGTGCCCCGCGCACAATATGGTATTTAACTCCGGGTAAATCTTTAACCCTTCCTCCGCGTACTAACACAATGGAGTGTTCTTGTAAATTATGCCCCTCGCCCGGAATATAGCTAATGACTTCAAACTTACTAGTTAAACGCACCTTAGCAACTTTACGCAAGGCTGAGTTAGGTTTTTTAGGTGTGGTGGTGTAAACACGGGTACAAACCCCGCGCCTTTGTGGGCATTCTACCAAAGCCGGAGATTTGGTTTTTTTAAGGATTTTTTTTCGCTCTTTGCGGATCAACTGGTTGATAGTTGGCACTTTTTCCCTTTATAAAAATTTACGCTAAAAAAAGGGTTATTATAGCCTAAAAATCTTTAAGTGATCTTAGGGGAAGTCAGCGCCCTTGTTTATGGGCTTATTTAAAAAATGATCTTTCAATCACACTTAAAACCAACTATTCTTCTGTATCTCCCTCTGTATCTCCCTCACAAAGATCATCTATTCCTTTATCGCAAAAAATATCTCGTGCATGTTCTGCTAAGGCTTCAGCCTTTTTTAAATTTTTGGGTACACCTAAGCCTTTTTTATACATGCCGGCAAGATCATAATAACAATGAGCAACGCCCATATTGATACATTTTTGAAAGTACTGCGCGGCTTTTTTGTAGTTTTTAGGGATATGGGGAGCATAAGGATCATCTGCCCACATACTTGGACGACCATAATAATAGATATTCCCTAATAGTCTATAGCTGTATCCATCCCCTAAAGCCCCCGCTTTTTCTAAGTACTCCATGCCTTTTCTGAGTAACCCCACACCTCCTCCGTGATACATTTCTCCTTGATACATTGATGCTAATTTTGCATACCCCTGTGTATTCCCAAGCTCTCCTGCTTTTTGATAATACCATTTGGCCTTATCATCATCTCTACACACCGTTGAACTCCCATACTCATAATACTCTCCCATGTACATAGGCTTCACTATTCCCTAAAGCAATTGCTTTTTGGAAATAAGCAACCGATTTATGCCCATCATTTAGAGTACCTCGCGGATCTTCATCACCATAATCTTTATAAATCAAACCTAATTCGTTATAGGCCTGAGAATCGCCTTTTTCTCCTGCCTTTTCTAACACTTCTGCGGCCTTTAGATAATATTGTTTAGCTTTTTTATAACTCCACACAAATCCAGGATCGCCACGACGATACGCGTTTGCTAAAAGTATGTAGGCTGTAAAGTTGCCCATTTCCCCAGCCCTTTCAAGATAAAACATGCCTTTTTGGTAGTACCGTTTATCTTTATTAGGATATGCGTTATAATCTGCGGGGCAGTCTGCCATTGATGTTGCAGATAGGTAAAAATCCCCTAAACTCTTGTACACATCTGCTCTTTTTTGATTTAAGTCTAGAGCTTTTTGATAATAAATAAAGGCCTCTTTGCAAGAAACTCCCCTAAAGTTTATGGCCTTGTCTGTTAATTTAAGATAAGCATCTACCACGCCCATTTTTCCTGCTTTTTTAAAGTATTCAATGGCTTTATCGCGGTCTAAATCTACATATTGCCCCAAATCATACATCAACCCTAAATGATAAAAAGCCTGCGCATCTCCTGCTTTAGCCCCTTGTTTATAAAGTTTAAAGGCTTTTGGATAATCCTTAGACTTGTAGGCTATTTCTGCCTCTTTTAAAATGAGAGCTTGATCTTGAGAGTACAACAAGCTTATAAAAAGAAAGATACTTAAAAGTTGTAACATGCCCATTTTTGATCCTTAATTTAAGGTTTTTAGGCGTAGCGGCGTCAACACGGGCATAACCCGCGTGTAGGCATTTAACTAAGTATAACAAATCTTTAAAGGTCTTAGTTTTTTTTAACAGGCAAGAGTCTACTAATGAGTTCTTTATTCTTGCGGATACTCTCTCTAATCCCTTCAACTTGTTCTTGGATTCGTGAAATATCTTGCAAACTTTTTTGGGCGATTTGCTCCATCTGTTCTGATTGGGTTTGTAAGGATAACACGGCCTGACTAAGCTCATCTAAACTTACATTATTCTGGTTAGCTGAATCTAGCACCGCCTTAGATGAACCCTCAATATTTTTAACCGCCTCATTCATAGAGGAAAAAGTAACCCCGATTTCCTCTAATCGTTGTTGCACACTATTAGCCAAATTACCCACCTCATCAGCCACCACCACAAAGCCTCTTCCATGCTCACCCGCTCTAGCTGCCTCAATAGCCGCATTAAGAGCTAATAAATTAGTTTGATAAGACACGCGATCAATTTTTCGTAAAGCATTAGAAACCTCTGCAATGTTGCCATTAATCGTTCCTACGGTTGAGGAGAGTGTATTGGATAAATTTTCTAAGCTAGACATAGGGTTTTGTAATTTAAGCATCTCTTCTCTAACCGCATTAACATAAGTCTGGTTAGCCGTAGCCTTTGTTGCGATTTCTTTTAAATAGGTGTGGTTGATCCCTGCAACTTGATTATACCCCTCGTATTGTTCTAACAAGGTATTTTTAATAGCAATAACCCTTTCTAAATAGTTATGCCTAATTTGCTCATAATAAGATAGCGTGTTTCTGTAATGGATCAAAAAACTCTTTATTGCCCTCTTTGCTTGGTTCGCCTTGAAAAATGCAAAGCGCGACTAGGGTTTGGTTTTGGTGCAAGTTATTAGATATTTCCCCAAAGGAGGAAAATCCACTAATGGGGCAATTATCAAAAACAGAAAATCCGGGCAAATCCTTTTGGTTATTAATCCGGCGCAAAGCACAGTCATTAGCCAAAATAGCCACAGCCTCTCTACCCTTAGCAAATTCTTGATACGCCTTTAAAGTGCTTTGTATAAAATTAGTAGCCTTTACTAAAATTAGGCTTTCACCAAAGTATAAATCGCAAAAGAAAGTGATGCTTTTATCGGTGTTAAAAGTCCCAATTGATCGGATAAAAATTTGCCCTAAAATCTCTACCGCAAAAGTATAACCCACTAAAGCATTGGCTAAATTTTCTGGAGTACATTTAAAATGCGCACAAAGGGCATCTACAGCGCTCACCAACTCATTACCCATTAAAAAAGACTTAACCTGCCTAAGTTCTGCTACATATTCCCCAATTAAAAAAGAGGTGGGCGTCTTTTCAAAATTATGGGTAGTGAAGACCTCATAGTGATACCCTTGATTTAGCTTGCAGTAGATTAAAACCGCCTCTTGTGCACTAACACGCCCATTTAATGCCAAGTAAGATTCTTTAAAATCTAACTTTCCTCCCGCACTCCCACCCACTAAATTACTCAAGGGAATATTAGATTTTATAAGTGCTTCTAAAAAGAAATTCTCAGAGGCGGTAAGTCCGGGGAAGTAGGTTAAAATAAAAGTATCTAGCAAGCTAACGGACATTCGTGGACGGACTTTTTGCTCAATCACAGCCTTGATCTTATTCTTACGGGTTTCTAAATCCATGTGCACTTGTGCTTTTTGGATATCCCCACAAAGAGTATCTACCATGAACGCCTCTACCTGTTTAAACAACCTTGCATCAAAAATAGTAATCAGAATTGGTTCAGAATTAAGGTGGTAAAAATCCTGCTTAGAACCTCCAATTTGCCCGGCTGTTTGCAAAACAAGACGGGTAGGGATATGGTTAAATTGACTCTCAAGCGTGTTGATCACCTCTTTAAAAAGAAGAGTTGCCGGAATAAAAGCGATGAGTAAAGAACCTTCCGGTTTTGGAGCATTTTTAAGATCATTATAGGAGATAGCTAAGTGCGTGCTAAGCGGTGCAGAATCAGGACGATTTCTAGGATTAGATTTTTAAAAAACATAGAATCTCCCCAAACTTAATATAAAATTAGCCTATCATTGTGTAGCTTAAGTTTTTGCTTGATCAACCCTACTATAAAAAAGAAATTAAGTTAAACATATCCAAGCATTTTATGGCATTTATAGCCCTTTGTTGGGTAAAAATGGCTATTGAACTTTGGCTAAAAATTTGTTAGAATGGAGCAAAGGATTTTTAATGCAAATTCAAGTCCAAGCCTTTGGGGATACGCAAACAAATTGTTATATTTTGCGCCTTGAGCAGGGGGATTTAATTATTGATCCGGGGCTGGGGGCTACTTCTTGGGTGCTTGAAAAAAGCAAAAACCCTTTAGCCATTCTCATCACACACGGGCATTATGATCATATCTGGGATGCCCATGCACTTAAAAAAGCTTGGCCTTCTATGCCTCTTTATGCCCCTCAGGCTGATATTTTCATGCTCACCTCTGATTGTTTTAATTTAGGCCTTACCCCGTGTAAAGAAGAGGATATAATAGGCATAGAGTGCGCTAAAAGTTCTTATAGCTTTGAAATAGCGACTATCCCCATTACCTACTGGCATTTTCCGGGGCACACCCCGGGCTGTTGCATGATAGAAGTTGGCGGGGCGTTTTTTAGTGGGGATTTTATTTTTTATAGAAGCATTGGTCGCTATGACTTTCCCTTTTCTGATCCCAAAGAAATGCGCGCCTCTCTTTTGCGTTTTCAGGATTTACAAAGCGAGGATAAACCCCTTTATCCCGGGCATGGACAACCCACGAGTTTAAAAGCCGAACAACCACACATGCGGGCTTGGATTGCACATATTAACCCTTAAGGACTGTAATGACTGAGGAACAAAAAGAACGCTATAAACGGCATTTAATGCTTGAAGATGTAGGGGAGGAGGGGCAGGAAAAATTATTAAGGGCTAGCGTGCTTGTCATTGGAGCTGGGGGGCTTGGTTCGCCTAATACGATGTATTTAACTGCAGCCGGGATTGGGCGCATTGGGGTATTAGATTTTGACATTATTGAATTAAGCAATCTACAACGCCAAATTATCCACACCACAGCTGAGATCAACAGCTCAAAGGTACAATCAGCCGAGCGTAAAATGCTTGCTCTTAATCCAGAGACTCAGGTAGAGACCTACTTTGACAGACTCAACGCCTCTAACGCTCTTAAAATTATTCAAAATTACGATTTTGTCATTGATGCAACAGATAACTTTGCGGGTAAATTTCTAATTAATGATGCTTGTGTACTGGCTAACAAACCCTTTAGCCATGCTGGGATTTTTAAACACCGCGGGCAAACAATCACGGTTCTGCCTAAAAAAACGGCCTGTTTTGCCTGTATTTTTGAAGAGCCTCCTGAATTGAAAGAACAAGGCATGTTTAAAGCCGGGCTTTTTGGGGTGGTACCCGGTATTGTAGGCTGTATCCAAGCCTCAGAGGCGATTAAATATTTCTTGGGTTTTCCGCTTTTAACTAACCAAGTTTTGCATGTGGATACTAAAAACATGGATTTTAGAAAAATTAGCGTGCAAAGAAATGTAAAATGCCGTGTGTGCGGGGAAAATGGCATTAAAACCTTAAACGATTATCCGCAATAATTAAGAAAGGGCAGTAATTTTATGGATTTATCATCACTCCTAGGTGTGATTTTAGCCATTACGGCTATTTCTGTGGGGGATTTGTTAGAAGGGGGTAATCCTATCCATGTGGTGCATTTAAGCTCTATTATCATCATTGTACCCACTACGCTATGCGCGGCTATGGTGAGTACCCACGCTCGCTATGTCAAAGCCGCTTTTAAAGAAATTAAGATTGTATTTTTAAACCCAAAGGTTGATTTGCAAGAAACAATTAGAAATATCGTAGAATTTTCAACAATGGCTAGAAAAGATGGGGTACTCTCGCTTGAATCTAAAGTTAGCCAGATTGAAGATGATTTTACCCGCAATGGATTTTCTATGATCGTTGATGGTAAGGACATTAAATCCGTGCAAGAAAGCCTAGATGTGGCCATTGAAGAGTTAGAAGAGTATTATCACGGCGCGGCGCATTATTGGATCACTGCTGGCGAGTCAGCGCCTACCTTTGGGTTAGTAGGGGCGGTGCTAGGTTTGATGTTAGCCTTGCAAAAACTAGATAACCCCCAAGCAATGGCACTAGGCATTGCTGGGGCCTTTACAGCAACCGTAACCGGAATTACTTGCTCTTATGCGCTCTTTGGTCCTTTTGGTAATAAACTTAAAAGCAAGGCCAAAGATATTCTTAAAGAAAAAGTGGTGATTTTAGAGGGCATTGTAGGGATTGCCAATGGAGATAACCCGCGGGATTTAGAGATGAAACTTTTAAATTATATCGCCCCGGGCGAGCCTAAAAAGTCGCAGTTTGAATAATGGCTGCTAAAAAAGCTAAACCGGTTGAATGCCCCGCTGGAGAGCGCTGGGCTGTTCCTTATGCTGATTTTCTCTCTTTATTACTAGCGCTTTTTATCGCACTTTATGCGATTTCTGTGGTGAATAAATCTAAAGTTAAGGCATTAAAAAAGGAATTTCTTAAAATCTTTGATTATGCGCCTAGACCTGATTCTATGCAACCGGTTATCACCATTCCACCCGCTCCGGGGGATACACAAACTAGCATGGAAACAGAATCAAGTAAGGCTAATGAAAATTCTAATCGCTCCCAAGTTAGCATTACTAAAATAGGACAAGGCGCGATTTTAGAACAAATAGCCCAAGGTGTGGTTCTTAAACTCCCCTCCTCTC contains:
- the adhP gene encoding alcohol dehydrogenase AdhP; the encoded protein is MAKKMKAAVVKEFGGPLFVEEVDVPVVGEGEVLVKIQACGVCHTDLHAVDGDWPVKPKLPLIPGHEGVGYVVEVGKGVKHIKEGDAVGIPWLYSACGHCDHCMAGWETLCEHQENGGYSVSGGYAEYALADANYVGVLKKDTNFLNIAPILCAGVTVYKGLKMTEAKPGQWVTISGIGGLGHLAVQYAKAMGLNVAAVDVAEDKLELAKKYGASVVANAKNLGEQGTIDKIIQETNGGTHGVLVTAVHPVAFKQALGFVRRGGTVAMNGLPPGEFPVNIFDMVLNGITLRGSIVGTRLDLQEAINFAEEQKVKAHVAPAKLEDINAIFERMKKGGIDGRMVLDFRN
- a CDS encoding isochorismatase family protein; this encodes MVLLIDMQEKLFPAMADSTSLLENCLRFLKIAQELGVSIQATEQSRKENTWLKK
- a CDS encoding isochorismatase family protein, with the translated sequence MVLLIDMQEKLFPAMADSTSLLENCLRFLKIAQELGVSIQATEQNPAKLGTTLEPLKPFIKNTTTKESFSAYPVLSIPKDPLFILGIETHVCVYQTAKDFLKQGFEVSLLADCTSSRDLQNKNLALEDLRHLGARVVSVEIVAFEWLQTYTHPLISLRKLWKKEVGSI
- the fusA gene encoding elongation factor G; this translates as MPRRTPLEKIRNIGIAAHIDAGKTTTSERILFYTGVSHKIGEVHDGAATMDWMEQEKERGITITSAATTCFWKEHQINLIDTPGHVDFTIEVERSMRVLDGAVGVFCSVGGVQPQSETVWRQANKYGVPRIVFVNKMDRIGANFYNVESQIRERLKANPVPINLPIGAEDTFEGVIDLVAMKAIIWNDETMGAKYEIQEIPSDLQAKAEEYREKLLEAVAEQDEALMEKYLAGEALSVAEIKQGIKKGCLGMSLIPMLCGSSFKNKGVQTLLDAVIDYLPAPTEVADIKGVDPKSEEEVHVQSSDTGEFAGLAFKIMTDPFVGQLTFVRVYRGNLESGSYIYNSTKDKKERVGRLLKMHSNKREDIKEVYAGEICAFVGLKETLTGDTLCSEKDPVILERMEFPEPVIHIAVEPKTKADQEKMGVALGKLAEEDPSFRVMTQEETGQTLIGGMGELHLEIIVDRLKREFKVEAEVGAPQVAFRETIRNAVQKEHKYAKQSGGRGQYGHVFIKLEPKEPGSGYEFVNEISGGVIPKEYIPAVDKGIQEAMQSGVLAGYPVVDFKVTLYDGSYHEVDSSEMAFKIAGSMAFKEACRAANPVLLEPMMKVEVEVPEEYMGDVIGDLNRRRGQINAMDDRLGLKIVDAFVPLVEMFGYSTDLRSATQGRGTYSMEFDHYGEVPANIAKEIVEKRSR
- the rpsG gene encoding 30S ribosomal protein S7, which gives rise to MRRKRAPVREVLGDPVYNNKVVTKFINKMMYAGKRSIAEKIIYAALNKIEEKSGEKGIEVFEKALENVKPLVEVRSRRVGGATYQVPVEVRPVRQQSLSIRWILEATRKRNERAMIDKLANELMDAASDKGAAFRKKEEVHKMAEANKAFAHYRW
- the rpsL gene encoding 30S ribosomal protein S12 encodes the protein MPTINQLIRKERKKILKKTKSPALVECPQRRGVCTRVYTTTPKKPNSALRKVAKVRLTSKFEVISYIPGEGHNLQEHSIVLVRGGRVKDLPGVKYHIVRGALDTAGVNKRSVSRSKYGAKKTKAGAEKTAKGTSKGKK
- a CDS encoding tetratricopeptide repeat protein codes for the protein MGEYYEYGSSTVCRDDDKAKWYYQKAGELGNTQGYAKLASMYQGEMYHGGGVGLLRKGMEYLEKAGALGDGYSYRLLGNIYYYGRPSMWADDPYAPHIPKNYKKAAQYFQKCINMGVAHCYYDLAGMYKKGLGVPKNLKKAEALAEHARDIFCDKGIDDLCEGDTEGDTEE
- a CDS encoding tetratricopeptide repeat protein, whose protein sequence is MGMLQLLSIFLFISLLYSQDQALILKEAEIAYKSKDYPKAFKLYKQGAKAGDAQAFYHLGLMYDLGQYVDLDRDKAIEYFKKAGKMGVVDAYLKLTDKAINFRGVSCKEAFIYYQKALDLNQKRADVYKSLGDFYLSATSMADCPADYNAYPNKDKRYYQKGMFYLERAGEMGNFTAYILLANAYRRGDPGFVWSYKKAKQYYLKAAEVLEKAGEKGDSQAYNELGLIYKDYGDEDPRGTLNDGHKSVAYFQKAIALGNSEAYVHGRVL
- a CDS encoding MBL fold metallo-hydrolase, coding for MQIQVQAFGDTQTNCYILRLEQGDLIIDPGLGATSWVLEKSKNPLAILITHGHYDHIWDAHALKKAWPSMPLYAPQADIFMLTSDCFNLGLTPCKEEDIIGIECAKSSYSFEIATIPITYWHFPGHTPGCCMIEVGGAFFSGDFIFYRSIGRYDFPFSDPKEMRASLLRFQDLQSEDKPLYPGHGQPTSLKAEQPHMRAWIAHINP
- a CDS encoding HesA/MoeB/ThiF family protein — translated: MTEEQKERYKRHLMLEDVGEEGQEKLLRASVLVIGAGGLGSPNTMYLTAAGIGRIGVLDFDIIELSNLQRQIIHTTAEINSSKVQSAERKMLALNPETQVETYFDRLNASNALKIIQNYDFVIDATDNFAGKFLINDACVLANKPFSHAGIFKHRGQTITVLPKKTACFACIFEEPPELKEQGMFKAGLFGVVPGIVGCIQASEAIKYFLGFPLLTNQVLHVDTKNMDFRKISVQRNVKCRVCGENGIKTLNDYPQ
- the motA gene encoding flagellar motor stator protein MotA; translated protein: MDLSSLLGVILAITAISVGDLLEGGNPIHVVHLSSIIIIVPTTLCAAMVSTHARYVKAAFKEIKIVFLNPKVDLQETIRNIVEFSTMARKDGVLSLESKVSQIEDDFTRNGFSMIVDGKDIKSVQESLDVAIEELEEYYHGAAHYWITAGESAPTFGLVGAVLGLMLALQKLDNPQAMALGIAGAFTATVTGITCSYALFGPFGNKLKSKAKDILKEKVVILEGIVGIANGDNPRDLEMKLLNYIAPGEPKKSQFE